In one window of Frigoriglobus tundricola DNA:
- a CDS encoding DUF4240 domain-containing protein — protein MAAWFWPLVESLGTDADVMASRFRAMPLQRLLAFRRQYDRARGKVNPIYRADFVIGARDCSEDHADDFAAWVVSRGRAFWGEVRRHPSKCWQFLGEFEPVEFEAMSRRPDFIAGSVFHERFGENIVSVLYHPEFVAKERQRAAEPGRAAPGAAPDPAT, from the coding sequence TTGGCCGCGTGGTTCTGGCCGTTGGTAGAATCACTCGGCACCGATGCGGATGTGATGGCATCGCGTTTCAGAGCGATGCCGTTGCAGCGGCTTCTCGCCTTCCGTCGCCAGTACGACCGGGCGCGAGGTAAGGTTAACCCGATCTACCGGGCAGATTTCGTCATTGGCGCCCGCGACTGCTCGGAGGATCACGCGGACGACTTCGCGGCGTGGGTGGTCAGCCGGGGCCGGGCGTTTTGGGGCGAGGTCCGGCGGCATCCGAGCAAATGCTGGCAATTCCTGGGCGAGTTCGAGCCGGTGGAGTTCGAGGCCATGAGCCGCCGGCCTGATTTCATTGCGGGCAGTGTGTTCCACGAGCGGTTCGGGGAGAACATTGTGTCGGTGCTGTATCACCCAGAATTCGTTGCGAAAGAGCGGCAACGGGCTGCCGAGCCAGGCCGGGCCGCCCCAGGCGCGGCGCCGGACCCGGCCACGTAG
- a CDS encoding serine/threonine-protein kinase, translated as MPGSDDPSLIIDTRPGSLLISAPGHLDATRPDSPPGAPLDFGPPAAAGEVGTLGPYRVVRELGRGGMGAVFQAVDTRLDRWLALKVMLPDLAASAEARGRFLREARLAARIDHDHVVTVYEADERNGVPYIAMQLLQGYPLDAFLATKAPPSLRHAVRIAREAALGLTAAHRLGVVHRDIKPANLWLEAPHGRVKVLDFGLARPDGADNDLTKSGAVIGTPAFMSPEQALGERVDHRTDLFSLGSVLYWLCTGQLPFRGAGVVAVLMALGTEDPVPVPALNPRVPAPLADLVHELLAKDPAGRPQTAAAVAARLQEILDQPTSLSSAVPAGASGGAAALRLAVRHRPVADPRPVGRLAAGRPRRRAGGRAERAPVDARRRHHAAGAARGAAGAGGAGAAGAGGAGVRPAAHGHFVRRRLEGAAGSGERRGARGETPRPAAAAAQNGGPRRGDRDAPPRVGGAAGGRERGRKPRLAAAEAGAGKEAGGVPLIGVGAVVLGAVLVAVALVVAGRPKAPDPVPPAAGDRTDRPDNRWAGPAPGGAGRPLAPDPDRAIAPDAVPPAGGRRDKEPTILGSIPPDPKFKTIGPPGALLVGLVARFEPFGDRDIVRAVRPIYRVNGREEFGPQFGADLSGAVTMRARDGYAVGGISGKAGLWCNGFALTYMRVTPDGGLDPGDSYEGEWGGFNGPGTVIRVTGAGVPVVGIVGKIVGPKTTALGLLFKGQEGWDPAASAPGPKLPARETIYGANSDPTFRDEAPPGGLLVGFDVWYGTWSNYDVIHGVRPIYRTAGEEASGQLHGRETGRGVRVLARPDYAVGALNVRAGTGLDAFTVTFMRVQGARLNPDDAYTSAKLGGPGGNSHPTLGGDGTPVTGIVGRKNRVNLSGLGLVFPTNK; from the coding sequence ATGCCTGGTTCGGACGACCCGTCGCTGATCATCGACACGCGGCCGGGGAGCCTGCTGATCTCGGCCCCGGGCCACCTCGACGCGACCCGCCCCGATTCCCCGCCGGGCGCCCCGCTCGACTTCGGCCCGCCCGCGGCGGCGGGCGAGGTGGGGACGCTCGGCCCGTACCGCGTCGTGCGGGAACTGGGCCGGGGCGGCATGGGCGCCGTCTTCCAGGCGGTGGACACGCGCCTGGACCGGTGGCTCGCGCTGAAGGTGATGCTGCCGGACCTCGCCGCCAGTGCGGAGGCGCGGGGGCGGTTCCTCCGCGAGGCGCGGCTCGCCGCCCGGATCGACCACGACCACGTCGTGACGGTGTACGAGGCCGACGAGCGGAACGGGGTCCCGTACATCGCCATGCAACTGCTCCAGGGGTACCCGCTGGACGCGTTCCTCGCCACGAAGGCCCCCCCCTCGCTGCGGCACGCCGTGCGGATCGCGCGGGAGGCGGCCCTGGGGCTGACCGCGGCGCACCGCCTCGGCGTCGTCCACCGCGACATCAAGCCCGCCAACCTGTGGCTGGAGGCGCCCCACGGCCGGGTGAAGGTGCTCGACTTCGGCCTGGCCCGGCCCGACGGCGCGGACAACGACCTCACCAAGAGCGGCGCGGTGATCGGCACCCCGGCGTTCATGTCGCCGGAGCAGGCGCTCGGCGAGCGGGTGGACCACCGCACCGACCTGTTCTCGCTGGGCTCGGTCCTCTACTGGCTCTGCACGGGCCAGCTCCCCTTCCGGGGGGCGGGCGTGGTGGCCGTGCTGATGGCGCTGGGCACCGAGGACCCGGTGCCCGTCCCCGCGCTGAACCCCCGGGTCCCCGCGCCACTGGCGGACCTCGTCCACGAGCTGCTCGCGAAGGACCCGGCGGGGCGCCCGCAGACCGCGGCGGCCGTCGCCGCGCGCCTGCAAGAGATCCTGGACCAGCCCACGAGCCTGTCCTCGGCCGTGCCGGCCGGCGCGTCCGGCGGCGCGGCCGCCCTCCGGCTCGCAGTCCGGCACCGACCCGTGGCTGACCCGCGCCCTGTCGGCCGCCTCGCAGCGGGCCGGCCCCGCCGCCGTGCCGGCGGGCGGGCCGAACGTGCTCCGGTCGATGCCCGTCGTCGCCATCACGCCGCGGGCGCGGCCCGCGGAGCCGCCGGAGCAGGAGGGGCAGGAGCGGCAGGAGCCGGAGGAGCCGGCGTCCGGCCCGCTGCACACGGTCATTTCGTCCGGCGTCGTCTGGAAGGAGCCGCAGGAAGCGGAGAGCGAAGAGGAGCCCGAGGCGAAACGCCCCGACCGGCCGCGGCGGCGGCGCAGAACGGGGGACCGCGTCGAGGAGATCGAGACGCGCCGCCCCGTGTGGGCGGGGCGGCGGGCGGCCGAGAGCGAGGACGAAAGCCCCGACTGGCCGCGGCGGAAGCGGGCGCGGGGAAGGAGGCCGGCGGCGTGCCGCTCATCGGGGTGGGGGCCGTGGTGCTGGGTGCCGTCCTCGTGGCCGTGGCGCTGGTCGTGGCCGGGCGGCCGAAGGCGCCGGACCCGGTGCCGCCGGCCGCGGGCGACCGCACGGACCGTCCCGACAACCGCTGGGCGGGTCCGGCGCCCGGTGGCGCCGGGCGCCCGCTGGCGCCGGACCCGGACCGGGCGATCGCACCCGACGCGGTACCGCCCGCGGGCGGCCGCCGGGACAAGGAGCCGACGATCCTGGGCTCGATCCCCCCCGACCCGAAGTTCAAGACGATCGGGCCGCCGGGGGCGCTCCTGGTCGGGCTGGTGGCCCGGTTCGAGCCGTTCGGCGACCGCGACATCGTCCGGGCGGTCCGCCCGATCTACCGGGTGAACGGGCGGGAGGAGTTCGGCCCGCAGTTCGGCGCGGACCTGTCCGGGGCGGTGACCATGAGGGCGCGGGACGGGTACGCCGTGGGCGGGATCTCGGGCAAGGCCGGGCTGTGGTGCAACGGGTTCGCGCTCACGTACATGCGGGTGACGCCGGACGGCGGGCTCGACCCGGGCGACAGCTACGAGGGCGAGTGGGGCGGGTTCAACGGCCCGGGCACCGTGATCCGGGTGACGGGCGCCGGCGTGCCGGTGGTGGGGATCGTCGGCAAGATCGTCGGCCCCAAGACCACGGCCCTCGGGCTGCTCTTCAAGGGCCAGGAGGGGTGGGACCCGGCGGCGAGCGCCCCCGGGCCGAAGTTGCCGGCGCGGGAGACCATTTACGGCGCCAACAGCGACCCCACGTTCCGCGACGAGGCGCCCCCCGGTGGCCTGCTCGTCGGGTTCGACGTGTGGTACGGCACGTGGTCGAATTACGACGTCATCCACGGGGTCCGGCCGATCTACCGAACGGCGGGCGAGGAGGCGTCGGGCCAGCTCCACGGCCGCGAGACGGGCCGCGGGGTCCGCGTCCTGGCGAGGCCGGACTACGCGGTGGGGGCGCTCAACGTGAGGGCGGGGACCGGTCTCGACGCCTTTACCGTGACGTTCATGCGGGTACAGGGGGCGCGACTCAACCCGGACGACGCCTACACGAGCGCGAAGCTGGGCGGGCCGGGCGGGAACAGCCACCCGACGCTCGGCGGCGACGGCACCCCGGTCACGGGGATCGTCGGCCGCAAGAACCGGGTGAACCTCAGCGGGCTGGGGCTGGTGTTCCCCACGAACAAATAG
- a CDS encoding ATP-grasp domain-containing protein gives MRSCCILNGGGGAWAFGGLAAQLGRSLWLDVSEVPREFNYLLLADGLDPAACGELFIPYRAVQLAADKRLLAAAFAAAGVPTPETRLVGSLAEAERVPAEDPGREWCLKFPTGCGASGHRRLVPGMVLPKSWPLPLVVQEFVRLDRPEVYRTYVAGGQSFGWVVRRFPDGVAPSPWVAHARGARYEAVGAAPGPAVAAARAALAAAGLLESFGCADLLRRRTGEWVVLEVGTDGLFNHVDRELGLPGLEHEVQWRVAEAFWARLGGWRPWGPVRGTPDRWLGPSPTRHRVRARSLFPLLTDRACALLSAAGPVSGFGRIHRGHRGGRRHLPDVQSNAARREEVAGREAPLRRKAPGLEARLSGPSGHGRRGDAADGVHGPSGAGSRRRRF, from the coding sequence TTGCGATCGTGCTGCATCCTGAATGGCGGAGGCGGCGCGTGGGCGTTCGGCGGGCTCGCCGCACAGCTCGGCCGGTCGCTGTGGCTCGACGTGTCGGAGGTCCCGCGCGAGTTCAACTACCTGTTGCTCGCGGACGGCCTCGACCCGGCCGCGTGCGGCGAGTTGTTCATCCCGTACCGGGCGGTGCAACTTGCCGCCGATAAGCGGCTGCTGGCCGCGGCGTTCGCGGCGGCCGGCGTGCCGACGCCGGAAACGAGGCTGGTCGGCTCCCTTGCCGAGGCCGAGCGGGTGCCGGCCGAGGACCCGGGCCGGGAGTGGTGCCTCAAGTTCCCCACCGGGTGCGGCGCGTCCGGGCACCGCCGGCTCGTCCCCGGCATGGTGCTTCCCAAGAGCTGGCCGCTGCCGCTGGTGGTCCAGGAGTTCGTCCGGCTGGACCGCCCCGAAGTGTACCGCACCTATGTCGCCGGTGGGCAGTCGTTCGGGTGGGTCGTTCGCCGGTTCCCCGACGGGGTCGCGCCGTCGCCCTGGGTCGCGCACGCCCGCGGCGCGAGGTATGAGGCAGTCGGCGCGGCCCCCGGGCCCGCCGTTGCGGCCGCGCGGGCCGCGCTGGCCGCGGCCGGGCTTTTGGAGTCGTTCGGGTGCGCCGATCTGCTCCGCCGCCGGACCGGCGAGTGGGTCGTTCTCGAAGTCGGCACGGACGGCCTGTTCAACCACGTGGATCGCGAGTTGGGGCTGCCGGGCCTGGAGCACGAGGTCCAGTGGCGGGTGGCCGAGGCGTTCTGGGCGCGGCTCGGCGGGTGGCGACCGTGGGGGCCGGTGCGTGGCACCCCCGACCGGTGGCTCGGGCCGAGCCCCACGCGGCACCGGGTCCGGGCACGTAGCCTGTTCCCGTTACTCACCGATCGCGCGTGTGCGCTACTGAGCGCGGCCGGGCCGGTGAGCGGTTTCGGTCGGATACACAGAGGGCACCGCGGTGGCCGTCGGCATCTACCTGACGTTCAGTCCAATGCTGCCCGGCGTGAGGAGGTTGCCGGACGTGAGGCTCCACTCCGACGGAAAGCTCCTGGCCTCGAAGCTCGATTATCTGGACCAAGCGGCCACGGGCGCCGGGGTGACGCCGCTGACGGCGTACATGGACCATCGGGAGCCGGATCCCGCCGGCGCCGTTTTTGA